A window of the Halorarum halophilum genome harbors these coding sequences:
- a CDS encoding UvrD-helicase domain-containing protein yields the protein MSQNQKLPPEDRLTVTKVIGGPGTGKTTAVVGNPELEIDGLFVQHMDEYSLGEQLLVTFTKAGVDEAATRLKKMLGIPKKDLKKQIRTIHSHAYQKMGVENGQLVSWRNKKKWCERHNLEFEYDDGSDDLMGSEGVADGNAFFQINSWLNAHRLGPEDHPECPADWTGHQNLEMLLHDWNTFKEEYDKLEFDDMIEGVVQECVSVLREGGYGDPDIESDREYLETCRWDEDLSPKAIRNHPAFIDEPVMYVDECQDLTYLQWDWYLCQKLACEKVFLGGDDDQAIYGWAGADPEQLLGEEGDVDVLEKTYRIPAQVWSACQACIEQVDVRQDKDIEPVDDEGEFVALSNPYPAQVCEHITESDDTLILFRAKFHIDEFRKTLHDQGIPYKNMSTYNTWNGTVVKMRDILASVWNGETLTADEVKRLIEVADEGMIDASNPGMVKYLVDEPEYEAVDVLDFFKVPSFDQKQFCLWYLDRCGKREADSDLNWYQTNAIAGNLRHGLTDRVPEQVRIGTIHSAKGKEADTVILGTDSTGTILRNMEVDDTEHGAPAYRMTGSTISDEERRVIYVGMSRAKRKLVMAEGLVTPETTLRINAIVSGEQDV from the coding sequence ATGTCACAGAATCAGAAACTACCCCCTGAGGACCGTCTCACGGTCACGAAAGTGATCGGGGGCCCTGGCACCGGGAAGACGACCGCCGTGGTCGGGAACCCGGAGCTCGAGATCGACGGCCTGTTCGTCCAGCACATGGACGAATACAGTCTCGGCGAGCAGCTCCTGGTGACGTTCACCAAAGCTGGCGTCGATGAGGCCGCCACTCGGCTCAAGAAGATGCTGGGCATCCCCAAGAAGGACCTCAAGAAACAGATCCGAACGATTCACAGCCACGCCTATCAGAAGATGGGCGTCGAGAACGGTCAGCTCGTCAGCTGGCGAAACAAGAAGAAGTGGTGCGAACGCCACAACCTCGAGTTCGAGTACGACGACGGGTCGGACGACCTGATGGGCTCCGAGGGCGTCGCCGATGGCAACGCGTTCTTCCAGATCAACAGCTGGCTCAACGCCCACCGGCTCGGCCCCGAGGACCACCCGGAGTGTCCCGCTGACTGGACAGGCCACCAGAACCTGGAGATGCTTCTCCACGACTGGAACACGTTCAAAGAAGAGTACGACAAGCTCGAGTTCGACGACATGATCGAAGGTGTCGTCCAGGAGTGCGTCTCCGTCCTCCGTGAGGGCGGATACGGCGACCCTGACATCGAGAGCGATCGCGAGTACCTCGAAACGTGCCGCTGGGACGAGGACCTCTCGCCCAAGGCGATTCGGAACCACCCGGCGTTCATCGACGAGCCGGTCATGTACGTCGACGAGTGTCAGGACCTGACCTACCTCCAGTGGGACTGGTACCTGTGCCAGAAGTTGGCATGCGAGAAGGTCTTCCTCGGCGGCGACGACGACCAGGCGATCTACGGCTGGGCGGGAGCCGACCCCGAGCAACTGCTCGGCGAGGAAGGCGACGTCGACGTCCTGGAGAAGACGTACCGCATTCCGGCGCAAGTCTGGAGTGCGTGTCAGGCTTGCATCGAGCAGGTCGACGTCCGCCAGGACAAGGATATCGAGCCCGTGGACGACGAAGGAGAGTTCGTCGCCCTCTCGAATCCGTACCCGGCGCAGGTGTGCGAACACATCACCGAGAGTGATGACACGCTGATCCTGTTCCGCGCCAAGTTCCACATCGACGAGTTCCGCAAGACGCTCCACGACCAGGGCATCCCGTACAAGAACATGTCCACGTACAACACGTGGAACGGGACCGTCGTGAAGATGCGCGACATCCTCGCGTCCGTCTGGAACGGCGAGACACTCACCGCCGATGAGGTGAAGCGCCTGATCGAAGTGGCCGACGAGGGGATGATCGACGCGAGCAACCCCGGGATGGTGAAGTACCTCGTCGACGAGCCCGAGTACGAGGCGGTCGACGTCCTCGACTTCTTCAAGGTCCCGTCGTTCGACCAGAAGCAGTTCTGTCTCTGGTACCTCGACCGCTGCGGCAAGCGAGAGGCCGACTCGGACCTGAACTGGTACCAGACGAACGCGATCGCGGGCAACCTCCGACACGGTCTCACTGACCGGGTTCCGGAGCAGGTCCGCATCGGGACCATTCACTCGGCCAAGGGGAAGGAGGCGGACACGGTCATCCTCGGAACGGATTCGACCGGGACGATCCTTCGCAACATGGAAGTCGACGACACCGAACACGGTGCGCCGGCCTACCGCATGACTGGCTCGACGATCTCGGACGAAGAGCGCCGAGTCATCTACGTCGGGATGAGCCGCGCCAAGCGCAAGCTCGTCATGGCCGAGGGCCTCGTCACGCCGGAGACGACCCTGCGGATCAACGCGATCGTATCGGGTGAGCAGGATGTGTGA
- a CDS encoding helix-turn-helix domain-containing protein has protein sequence MSEAQTDPVHATTIDGYRVPTPDELRMLRRDLGVTQTQLATAVGSTQTTISQFELGNHDIMSSTLRDAVEFLQEEADGE, from the coding sequence ATGAGTGAAGCACAGACAGATCCAGTACATGCCACCACAATCGATGGATATCGCGTCCCGACCCCCGACGAGCTACGGATGCTCCGCCGGGATCTCGGCGTAACACAGACCCAGCTGGCGACCGCCGTCGGTTCAACACAGACGACGATCAGCCAGTTCGAGCTCGGGAACCACGACATCATGTCGTCGACCCTGCGAGACGCGGTCGAGTTCCTCCAGGAGGAAGCCGATGGTGAGTAG
- a CDS encoding HNH endonuclease produces the protein MVDYGPTWDAARLGELERCDYTCQGCGREHDPETLDDENGVKIHVHHKVKARLFPRIEDAHYPENLIALCSRCHGRVESGKLPDSRPDVRDDVNMY, from the coding sequence ATGGTCGACTACGGTCCGACCTGGGACGCTGCACGACTGGGCGAGCTCGAGCGATGCGACTACACCTGTCAGGGGTGCGGACGCGAACACGATCCCGAGACGCTGGACGATGAGAACGGAGTCAAGATCCACGTCCACCACAAAGTGAAGGCGAGACTGTTCCCTCGAATCGAAGACGCTCACTACCCCGAGAACCTGATCGCGCTCTGCTCCAGGTGCCACGGTCGAGTCGAGAGCGGCAAGCTTCCGGACTCGCGTCCGGACGTACGGGACGACGTCAATATGTACTGA
- a CDS encoding ATP-binding protein, which translates to MASDNAETTEYSTGQIGVDEERIIDELIFSQAEGLPDGIREVAQNGLDAPGSTRVEIDVTPERTVVTDDGDGMDLTDEKVREFLTHLGKSTKRGDDETIGQFGIGFGQALAKGKVTAQSGSSKVEFDAKNWYRDYRLYETDDSVSGFRVEIEHYEDEVPAADSSEWDDYVEDLVDRFQFMELVKDTEVHVNGERISDKRPEDEQDGNYEIVDTDVAYMVLKHSGFDWVRIYSAGLFVTENSGLGLAGTVVTKKNLTLNTARNSITSGCEVWADVEEELAEARASILSDVGDDKISKAGRRAIVRMFREGHDEFRDREVLKKANGEMTTIDDVLSAERVMFADQSDKAGGKLADHGEQVLMVTDKATQELIAGAEREQLTLPPEKNVQATAASQGISNGYDLLPLEEFHSKPLVMARILREKMAGYSPYSLNREIVPGDDSSANAWTLPDPDKVSPAAQKYLDSIDSDYDTYVAITDTAYSALASEVLVLELWRILAHEFAHTDDSTGEPNHGTGFHRRFRAILDATQPAAVDLMNEIRKDGVTDVFSRYDHGVPHARA; encoded by the coding sequence ATGGCAAGTGACAACGCAGAGACGACGGAGTACAGCACGGGACAGATTGGCGTCGACGAAGAGCGCATCATCGACGAGCTGATTTTCAGCCAGGCCGAGGGGCTCCCGGACGGCATCCGGGAGGTGGCCCAGAACGGGCTCGATGCGCCCGGCTCGACCCGCGTCGAAATCGACGTGACGCCCGAGCGGACGGTGGTCACCGACGACGGTGATGGCATGGACCTGACCGACGAGAAGGTCCGGGAGTTCCTGACCCACCTCGGCAAGAGCACGAAGCGCGGCGACGACGAGACCATCGGCCAGTTCGGAATCGGCTTCGGTCAGGCCCTCGCGAAGGGCAAGGTCACCGCCCAGAGCGGGAGCTCGAAGGTCGAGTTCGACGCGAAGAACTGGTACCGCGACTACCGCCTGTACGAGACGGACGACTCGGTCTCGGGCTTCCGCGTCGAGATAGAGCACTACGAGGACGAAGTGCCCGCCGCCGACTCGAGCGAGTGGGACGACTACGTGGAGGACCTCGTCGACCGGTTCCAGTTCATGGAGCTGGTGAAGGACACCGAAGTCCACGTCAACGGCGAGCGCATCTCGGACAAGCGCCCCGAGGACGAGCAGGACGGCAACTACGAGATCGTCGACACCGACGTCGCGTACATGGTGCTGAAGCACTCCGGCTTCGACTGGGTCCGCATCTACAGCGCCGGGCTCTTCGTCACCGAGAACTCCGGGCTGGGGCTGGCGGGCACCGTCGTGACGAAGAAGAACCTGACGCTGAACACCGCGCGCAACTCGATTACGTCGGGCTGTGAGGTGTGGGCCGACGTCGAAGAGGAGCTCGCCGAGGCGCGGGCGTCCATCCTCAGCGACGTGGGCGACGACAAGATTTCGAAGGCCGGGCGTCGCGCCATCGTCCGCATGTTCCGGGAAGGGCACGACGAGTTCCGCGACCGGGAAGTGCTGAAGAAGGCGAACGGCGAGATGACGACCATCGACGACGTGCTGAGCGCCGAGCGCGTGATGTTCGCCGACCAGTCGGACAAGGCGGGCGGGAAGCTGGCCGACCACGGCGAGCAAGTCCTGATGGTCACCGACAAGGCGACCCAGGAGCTGATTGCCGGCGCCGAGCGCGAGCAGCTGACGCTCCCGCCCGAGAAGAACGTGCAGGCGACCGCGGCGAGCCAGGGCATCAGCAACGGCTACGACCTGCTCCCGCTCGAGGAGTTCCACTCGAAGCCGCTGGTGATGGCTCGCATCCTGCGCGAGAAGATGGCGGGCTACAGCCCGTACAGCCTGAACCGGGAGATCGTGCCGGGCGACGACTCGAGCGCGAACGCCTGGACGCTCCCCGACCCCGACAAGGTCTCGCCCGCCGCGCAGAAGTACCTCGACTCGATAGACAGCGACTACGACACGTACGTCGCGATCACCGACACCGCCTACAGCGCGCTGGCGTCGGAAGTCCTCGTTCTCGAGCTCTGGCGCATCCTGGCGCACGAGTTCGCGCACACGGACGACTCGACCGGCGAGCCGAACCACGGGACGGGCTTCCACCGCCGGTTCCGCGCCATCCTGGACGCGACCCAGCCGGCGGCCGTCGACCTGATGAACGAGATTCGCAAGGACGGCGTGACCGACGTGTTCAGCCGGTACGACCACGGGGTCCCGCACGCCCGGGCCTGA
- a CDS encoding HNH endonuclease signature motif containing protein, which yields MEEPWRNVVTLARAYEKYGSAEGVAEAWGCSERTIRTWLHKHDEIEVQRQGRRPSWEDTEPPNHVLEDDEGYEIVESFCPVRDETGELVKIERKAVRIHRLVMVAYWGFDAVKDAEVHHRNGGKIDNRPSNLVPLDPLRHAYVGSKYRDKWD from the coding sequence ATGGAAGAGCCGTGGCGCAACGTCGTAACGCTCGCCAGGGCGTACGAGAAGTACGGGTCAGCAGAAGGAGTCGCCGAGGCGTGGGGTTGTAGTGAACGGACGATTCGGACGTGGCTGCACAAGCACGACGAAATCGAAGTCCAGCGCCAGGGCCGGCGCCCGTCGTGGGAAGACACCGAGCCGCCGAACCACGTGCTCGAGGACGACGAGGGCTACGAGATCGTCGAGTCGTTCTGTCCCGTTCGCGATGAGACGGGTGAGCTCGTGAAGATAGAGCGGAAGGCGGTGCGAATCCACCGCCTCGTGATGGTCGCGTACTGGGGGTTCGACGCTGTGAAGGACGCCGAAGTGCATCACCGCAACGGCGGGAAGATAGACAACCGTCCGAGCAATCTCGTGCCGCTCGACCCGCTGCGCCACGCGTACGTCGGGTCGAAGTACCGCGACAAGTGGGACTGA